From a region of the Narcine bancroftii isolate sNarBan1 unplaced genomic scaffold, sNarBan1.hap1 Scaffold_117, whole genome shotgun sequence genome:
- the LOC138750326 gene encoding uncharacterized protein, which yields MGEELGPSKVIMIRPRKQHLYHSYFSSQEKERSQRQDTTFSHQNTTAPSVPSSPRSQYPPDNSGIRMDPTLLKLPVFLLISLSLCPPSRGLGCLVVMVENKDVLDTSSNTPDTGTREAPPGKGSFEFRLNTAAVELLWNRDRKSSAGRENKICGWTDESAGFGSLGSMLADHGKLQGWAGINDLLCTLWVCKCCCFCPRGHGNKVTTEVVTPCHGPNVPKVVSCTDDKIIDNGSFGVVYQARLVDSGELIAIKKILQDKRFKNRKLQIVRKLDHTIIVPLLNFYSSVVKIHLHPPNPHSDAYHLLLPSPFLQSICLAAASLLPPSCPSDQCRLFDAGCPAPHPLTHDLLPFQLQTAAAKTTRQGHQIRPLSPSSLFPQFISRMYFPP from the exons atgggggaagagttggggccctccaaagtcatcatgATCAGGCCACGGAAACAGCATCtttatcactcgtatttctcttcccaggagaaggagcgatctcagagacaagacacga cattCTCTCatcagaacacaactgcaccgtccgtcccctcctctcccaggtctcagtatccccctgacaattccg gcatcaggatggaccccaccctgttgaaactacccgtattcttACTGATCTCTCTgagcctctgccctccatcccggggtcttggttgtcttgtggtgatggtggagaacaaa gatgtcttggacaccagcagcaacaccccagacactggcaccagggaggcaccacctggaaaag ggtccttcgagttccgactgaacacagctgcagtggagttGCTTTGGAATCGGGACAGGAAAtcgagtgcaggcagggagaacaagatctgcgggtggactgacgagagtgcagggtttGGGAGCTTGggaagcatgctggcggaccacggcaaactg CAAGGCTGGgctgggataaatgacctgttgtgtaccctctgggtgtgtaaatgctgctgcttctgccccagaggacatggcaataaggtcacaacagaggtggtcacaccgtgtcatggacccaacgtccccaaggtggtgtcctgcacagatgataaaatcatcgacaatggatctttcggtgtggtgtaccaggcaaggctggtggactccggagagctgattgccatcaagaagatcttgcaggacaagagattcaag aaccgcaaactgcagatcgtgcgaaagttggatcacaccatcatcgtccctcttctcaacttctactcctctgtagtcaagatccacctgcacccacccaacccccactctgatgcatatcatttgctgctaccttccccattccttcaatcgatctgtctcgctgcagcctctctgttgcctccatcctgcccctctgaccagtgccgactctTTGATGCTGgttgccctgctcctcacccattaactcatgacctcttgccatttcaactccagacagcagcagccaagaccacaagacaaggtcaccaaattcggccactcagcccctcgagtctgtttccccaattcatttcacgaatgtattttcccccataa